ATCTTTAATTGGACTGCCGATCATGCTCCTGCAATTTTATATACCTGGTGGCTGGGAAGTGAAGCCGGCAATGCCATAGCTGATGTTTTATTTGGCGATTACAATCCTTCCGGTAAATTACCCATGACATTCCCCCGTACTGAAGGCCAGATTCCAATCTATTACAACTATCTGAATACCGGACGCCCAGCTGAGGATAATGACAATTTTGTCAATTACCGTTCCGGTTATATTGACCTTCAAAAGAGCCCAAAATTCCCGTTTGGTTATGGCTTAAGTTATACTACCTTCAAGTATGACAACTTAAAACTCAGTGCTTCAAAAATGAAGCCTAATCAAACTATTGACGTCTCATTTACTCTTACCAATACAGGTAAATATACGGGTGAAGAAGTAGTTCAGCTGTATATCAGAGATCTTGTGGCTTCAGTTACCAGGCCGGTAAAAGAGTTGAAAGATTTTCAGAAAATCCAGCTGAAACCTCAGGAAAGTAAAACAATTCATTTTACCATTAATAAGGAAAAACTCTCTTTTTATAACAGCAATTTGAATTGGGTAGCAGAACCCGGAACTTTTGACCTCATGATTGGCTCATCTTCAGCCGATATCAGGTTGAAAGACACATTTGAACTGCAGTAATTTGTTGCTCTATTCATGATCAATTTAACAGACTGTAAAAACAAATTATATGACGAGAACTATTTCAAATAAATTCATCATCATACTGGTATTTTCCAGTATGATGACATTTGGAGTTTCGGCTCAAACATTTTTACATGCCAAAGGACAGGATATCGTTGATGAAAGCGGCAGAAAAGTTCTTTTACGTGGCGTCGGACTGGGAAACTGGATGCTGCCTGAGGGCTATATGTGGAAGTTTGGCAATAAAGCGGATCGTCCCCGGAAAATTGAAAAACTGGTAGCCGATCATATTGGAAAGGAAAAGGCCGAACAATTTTGGAAAACCTTTCGCAGAAACTATATCACCGAAGCCGATATTAAACGGATTGCCGAACTTGGCTTTAATTCGGTCAGGCCAGCGTTGAATGCACGTTTATTTCTGACAGAAGGAGAAAAAAATGAATTCGTTGATGAAGGTTTTGAATTACTTGATAACCTGATCGGATGGTGCAAAAAATATCATCTGTATGTAATTATCGATATGCACGCTGCTCCCGGCGGACAAACAGGAGCCAACATCGATGACAGCCAGAATAATGAACCCGGGCTTTTCATGAACCCTAAGAACCAAGATCTTTTGGAAAAATTATGGGTAAAAATTGCCGACAGATACAAAGACGAACCCTGCGTGGCCGCCTATGACCTTCTGAATGAGCCACTCCCTGAAGGAACCGGAGCAGCTGCCAGGTACAAAAATGAACTTGTACCCCTTTACCAACGGTTGATAAAAGCAATCCGCCAGGTAGATAAAAAACATATATTCACCCTCGAAGGATATGACTGGGCCAATAACTGGTCATTATTTGAAACCGCCCCGGATAACAATATCATGTATCAATTTCATTACTATTGTTGGGACAATCCTGACAACCTGAATGACATCAGCCATTTCCTGAAAAAACAGGAAAAGCTGAACGCTCCGGTTTGGGTGGGTGAAACAGGTGAAAAAAATGAAGCCATTTATTTTGCCACTACCCAGTATTTTGAGAAACATAATATTGGCTGGTCCTTTTGGC
Above is a window of Bacteroidota bacterium DNA encoding:
- a CDS encoding cellulase family glycosylhydrolase, with the translated sequence MTRTISNKFIIILVFSSMMTFGVSAQTFLHAKGQDIVDESGRKVLLRGVGLGNWMLPEGYMWKFGNKADRPRKIEKLVADHIGKEKAEQFWKTFRRNYITEADIKRIAELGFNSVRPALNARLFLTEGEKNEFVDEGFELLDNLIGWCKKYHLYVIIDMHAAPGGQTGANIDDSQNNEPGLFMNPKNQDLLEKLWVKIADRYKDEPCVAAYDLLNEPLPEGTGAAARYKNELVPLYQRLIKAIRQVDKKHIFTLEGYDWANNWSLFETAPDNNIMYQFHYYCWDNPDNLNDISHFLKKQEKLNAPVWVGETGEKNEAIYFATTQYFEKHNIGWSFWPWKKMDTGNTPYSIKPPQDWKDITTYSREGGTTVATDPEKIFNQLLENIKLENCVYFPSVVNSVFRQVPLKIEAENYGEDGYKISYFVKDTLTKSLNYRKKEPVKIKVVHSDRRELASSQVIELNAGEWTVYKFKSPEKKKYNVSIQVKTTGQPSEMKLIINGKPVNLKVNQTDLTELKLAPQLFKKGENEMKFEVKSGSVDLDWINIY